One genomic window of Streptomyces sp. NBC_01498 includes the following:
- a CDS encoding universal stress protein: MTDVKTTALVWITPATWPACVDAARRRAPDDHVVLLHVGDDRIAAEAHRAYAGLLGRGHGPERDPGSRLEALSGAAGADLLEKAAHRLGRPCELLDRHGRPQEEVVRAAADADLLICARDGDPDHPGPHSLGPESRFVVDHAPCPVLLVWPYRD, encoded by the coding sequence GTGACTGACGTGAAGACCACGGCCCTCGTCTGGATCACCCCCGCCACCTGGCCCGCCTGCGTCGACGCGGCGCGCCGACGGGCCCCCGACGACCATGTCGTCCTGCTGCACGTCGGCGACGACCGCATCGCCGCCGAGGCGCACCGCGCCTACGCGGGGCTGCTCGGCCGTGGCCACGGACCCGAACGCGACCCCGGCAGCCGCCTGGAGGCCCTGTCCGGCGCGGCGGGCGCCGACCTCCTGGAGAAGGCGGCGCACCGGCTCGGCCGCCCCTGTGAACTGCTCGACCGGCACGGGCGCCCGCAGGAGGAGGTCGTCCGCGCGGCGGCCGACGCGGACCTCCTGATCTGCGCCCGCGACGGCGACCCCGACCACCCGGGCCCGCACAGCCTGGGCCCGGAGTCCCGCTTCGTGGTCGACCACGCGCCCTGCCCCGTTCTGCTGGTGTGGCCGTACCGGGACTGA
- a CDS encoding tetratricopeptide repeat protein codes for MSAQNRDEVLAEAVGLRTRGEAERARELLVALADRCPDDSEVAYQTAWTHDTLGREAEAVPYYVRALAGTDLPDEDRRGAHVGLGSTFRVLGRYEEAVETLRAGVAEFPDDGALRTFLAMALFNTGCHDEAMRLLLELLATTSDDPYVRSYRRAIGHYAKDLREVVADGP; via the coding sequence ATGAGCGCACAGAACAGGGACGAGGTGCTGGCCGAGGCCGTCGGCCTGCGCACACGGGGCGAGGCGGAGCGGGCTCGCGAACTGCTGGTCGCCCTCGCGGACCGCTGCCCGGACGACTCGGAGGTCGCCTATCAGACCGCCTGGACCCACGACACGCTGGGCCGGGAGGCGGAGGCCGTCCCGTACTACGTACGCGCGCTGGCGGGCACGGACCTCCCCGACGAGGACCGGCGGGGCGCACACGTCGGTCTCGGCAGCACCTTCCGGGTCCTCGGCCGCTACGAGGAGGCCGTGGAGACCCTGCGCGCCGGGGTGGCGGAGTTCCCCGACGACGGGGCGCTGCGGACGTTCCTCGCGATGGCGCTGTTCAACACCGGGTGCCACGACGAGGCGATGCGGCTCCTGCTGGAGCTGCTGGCGACGACCAGCGACGACCCGTACGTACGGAGCTACCGCAGGGCCATCGGCCACTACGCGAAGGATCTGCGCGAGGTCGTGGCCGACGGGCCCTGA
- a CDS encoding MMPL family transporter: MATLARWCVGHRLLVVLLWLLALGATATGAVVAGTSYSNDYDAPGTESGHAVAVLEKAFPDRGGDADTVVWHTERGSVRADDIELRMGVALGEIAELPGVAGVLSPYVIPGGAGASGGATGPEDGEGARQISEDGRTAYAVVTFEQQVDDIPAAQARALVDTAKKAATDDLQVELGGSAVALTEGTTAHTAEIVGVAIAAVVLFLAFGSFAASLLPLATALVSVGTAYAGIALLGQVMTVADFAPMLGLLVGLGVGIDYALFIVTRHRKGLKQGLTVTEAATEAVATTGRAVVFAGATVCVALLGMLVLRLGFLNGVAIAASLTVALTVAASVTLLPALLSYTGARALNRRERTRLAAHGPLPEAPTGFAARWSAFVERHPRLLGGAAVVVMLVLALPTFSLHLGTSDQGNNAATSTTRQAYDRLADGFGPGVNGPLTLVAELDGADDRLAMDQLPDTLRESAGVASVGPIVFSGSGDRALLTVVPTSAPQSKATSDLVDRLRTEVLPRAQDGTSLEVSVGGITAGYDDFADVVVGKLPLFVGVVITLGCLLLLLAFRSVGIPLKAALMNVAAVASSFGIVVAIFQWGWGSELLGLGSAGPVEPFLPVIMVSVLFGLSMDYQVFLVSRMYEEWLATGDNRRAVRVGLAETGRVINSAAVIMISVFLAFVLSGDRVIAMFGVGLAAAVALDAFVLRTLLVPALMHLLGGANWWLPKGLDRWLPRISIEAPAARPTGSGRIPAGRDEHVAYVKGAEHADRAEGAAR; the protein is encoded by the coding sequence TTGGCAACACTCGCGCGGTGGTGCGTCGGACACCGGCTCCTGGTCGTCCTCCTCTGGCTGCTCGCCCTCGGCGCCACCGCCACGGGCGCCGTCGTCGCCGGAACGTCGTACTCCAACGACTACGACGCCCCCGGCACCGAGTCCGGCCACGCCGTCGCCGTCCTGGAGAAGGCGTTCCCCGACCGGGGCGGCGACGCCGACACCGTCGTCTGGCACACCGAACGGGGCTCCGTCCGCGCCGACGACATCGAACTGCGCATGGGCGTCGCGCTGGGCGAGATCGCCGAACTGCCCGGAGTCGCGGGCGTGCTGAGCCCCTACGTCATCCCCGGCGGTGCCGGGGCGTCCGGCGGCGCCACCGGACCGGAGGACGGCGAGGGCGCCCGTCAGATCAGCGAGGACGGCCGCACCGCGTACGCCGTCGTGACCTTCGAGCAGCAGGTCGACGACATCCCCGCCGCCCAGGCGCGGGCCCTCGTCGACACCGCGAAGAAAGCGGCCACCGACGATCTCCAGGTAGAACTCGGCGGCAGCGCCGTCGCACTCACCGAGGGCACCACCGCCCACACGGCGGAGATCGTGGGCGTCGCCATCGCCGCCGTCGTCCTCTTCCTCGCCTTCGGCTCGTTCGCGGCGAGCCTGCTGCCCCTCGCCACCGCGCTCGTGTCGGTCGGGACGGCGTACGCGGGCATCGCGCTCCTCGGCCAGGTCATGACCGTCGCGGACTTCGCCCCGATGCTCGGCCTGCTCGTCGGGCTCGGCGTCGGCATCGACTACGCGCTGTTCATCGTCACGAGACACCGCAAGGGCCTCAAACAGGGCCTGACGGTCACCGAGGCCGCCACGGAGGCCGTCGCCACCACGGGGCGCGCCGTCGTGTTCGCCGGGGCCACCGTCTGTGTCGCGCTCCTCGGCATGCTGGTGCTGCGGCTGGGCTTCCTGAACGGCGTCGCGATCGCCGCCTCCCTCACCGTCGCGCTCACCGTCGCCGCGTCCGTGACGCTGCTGCCGGCCCTGCTGTCGTACACCGGCGCCCGCGCGCTGAACCGGCGTGAGCGGACCCGGCTCGCCGCACACGGTCCGCTGCCCGAGGCGCCCACCGGCTTCGCCGCCCGCTGGTCCGCCTTCGTGGAACGCCACCCCCGGCTCCTCGGCGGCGCGGCCGTGGTCGTGATGCTGGTGCTCGCCCTGCCGACGTTCTCGCTCCACCTGGGCACCTCCGACCAGGGCAACAACGCCGCCACCAGCACCACCCGGCAGGCGTACGACCGGCTCGCCGACGGCTTCGGCCCCGGCGTCAACGGCCCGCTGACCCTGGTCGCCGAGTTGGACGGCGCCGACGACCGGCTCGCGATGGACCAACTGCCGGACACGCTGCGCGAGTCGGCGGGCGTCGCCTCGGTCGGGCCGATCGTCTTCAGCGGCAGCGGGGACCGGGCCCTGCTCACCGTGGTCCCCACCTCGGCACCCCAGTCCAAGGCCACCAGCGACCTTGTCGACCGCCTCCGTACGGAGGTGCTGCCACGCGCCCAGGACGGCACCTCCCTGGAGGTCTCCGTCGGCGGCATCACCGCCGGTTACGACGACTTCGCCGATGTCGTCGTCGGCAAACTGCCCCTGTTCGTCGGCGTCGTGATCACCCTCGGCTGTCTGCTGCTCCTGCTCGCCTTCCGGTCCGTCGGCATCCCACTGAAGGCGGCGCTGATGAACGTCGCCGCCGTCGCCTCCTCCTTCGGGATCGTCGTCGCGATCTTCCAGTGGGGGTGGGGCAGCGAACTCCTCGGCCTCGGCAGCGCGGGGCCCGTGGAGCCGTTCCTGCCCGTGATCATGGTCTCGGTCCTCTTCGGCCTCTCCATGGACTACCAGGTCTTCCTGGTGAGCCGGATGTACGAGGAGTGGCTCGCGACCGGCGACAACCGGCGGGCCGTACGGGTCGGCCTCGCCGAGACCGGCCGGGTGATCAACTCGGCCGCCGTCATCATGATCTCGGTCTTCCTCGCCTTCGTCCTCAGCGGGGACCGCGTCATCGCCATGTTCGGCGTCGGGCTGGCGGCGGCGGTCGCCCTGGACGCCTTCGTCCTCCGTACGCTCCTGGTGCCCGCCCTGATGCACCTGCTGGGCGGCGCCAACTGGTGGCTGCCGAAGGGGCTCGACCGATGGCTGCCCCGGATCAGCATCGAGGCGCCCGCGGCCCGTCCCACCGGGTCTGGGAGGATCCCGGCGGGGCGCGACGAGCACGTCGCGTACGTGAAGGGCGCGGAGCACGCGGATCGTGCGGAGGGCGCGGCGCGGTGA
- a CDS encoding NAD(P)-dependent oxidoreductase yields MNVTVFGATGRTGRAFLTAAARAGHRITAQVREPARLGHAPVDRVVTGSPFDESAVTDALTGADAAVVAFGLKGNRTTPLYSRGTELIVDAMGKLGVRRLIVVSEAGYGSHVRGASGRVIAVLYRTTARPLLREREAQDAVVLTSGLDWTVVRSGALHHGPSRGNRPRSFVPRRGLAPRTTYADLADLVLGALDDPSTYGRDLYP; encoded by the coding sequence ATGAATGTCACCGTGTTCGGCGCCACCGGGCGTACCGGACGAGCCTTCCTCACCGCCGCCGCCCGCGCCGGGCACCGCATCACCGCCCAGGTGCGGGAGCCCGCGCGGCTTGGCCACGCCCCCGTCGACCGGGTGGTGACCGGCAGCCCGTTCGACGAGAGCGCGGTGACGGACGCCCTCACCGGGGCCGACGCCGCCGTGGTGGCGTTCGGCCTCAAGGGCAACCGGACGACCCCGCTGTACTCGCGCGGCACCGAACTCATCGTGGACGCGATGGGGAAGCTGGGCGTACGACGGCTGATCGTCGTCTCCGAGGCCGGTTACGGCTCCCACGTACGCGGTGCATCGGGCCGGGTCATCGCCGTCCTCTACCGCACGACGGCCCGCCCCCTCCTGCGGGAACGGGAGGCCCAGGACGCGGTGGTCCTCACCAGCGGCCTGGACTGGACGGTCGTACGGTCCGGGGCGCTGCACCACGGACCGTCGCGCGGCAACCGCCCGCGCTCCTTCGTCCCGCGCCGGGGTCTCGCGCCCCGCACCACCTACGCGGACCTGGCGGACCTGGTCCTCGGCGCGCTGGACGACCCGTCGACGTACGGCCGCGACCTGTACCCGTGA
- a CDS encoding arsenic transporter, translating into MNSLVAEIVSVGLLLGVLAFAVVRPRGLPEAVAALPAAGLVVVLGAVSPADAWEQTHSLLPVVGFLAAILVLAQLCDDDGLFEAAGDLVARFCGGSPRRLLGGVFGVAAVTTAVLSLDATVVLLTPVVFVTASRVGAHPRPHVYACTHLANSASLLLPVSNLTNLLAFTASGLSFTRFALLMALPWLAAIAVEYVVLRRFFATDLAAGAHPPKEDAPPRTVPTFTLVVLGLTLVAFAVTSLLGIEPLWAAFAGTAVLAVRALRGRRTTLPALVRAASPLFCLFVLALGIVVKAVVDNGLDTGIDRILPAGDSLTTLLVIAAVAALLANLINNLPAILALLPVVAPMGHGPVLAALIGVNLGPNLTYVGSLATLLWRRVLHEHDSAPSLGQFTRLGLLTVPATLIASTVALWGTLQW; encoded by the coding sequence GTGAACAGCCTCGTCGCCGAGATCGTGTCCGTCGGGCTGCTTCTCGGCGTGCTCGCCTTCGCCGTCGTACGGCCGCGAGGTCTGCCCGAAGCCGTCGCCGCGCTGCCCGCCGCCGGGCTCGTGGTCGTCCTCGGCGCCGTCTCGCCCGCCGACGCGTGGGAGCAGACGCACAGCCTGCTGCCGGTCGTCGGGTTTCTCGCCGCGATCCTGGTGCTGGCCCAGCTCTGCGACGACGACGGGCTGTTCGAAGCGGCCGGGGATCTCGTCGCCCGGTTCTGCGGCGGGAGCCCGCGCCGGCTGCTCGGCGGCGTGTTCGGCGTCGCCGCCGTCACCACCGCCGTCCTCAGCCTCGACGCCACGGTCGTCCTGCTGACGCCCGTCGTCTTCGTGACCGCGAGCCGCGTCGGCGCCCACCCGCGCCCGCACGTCTACGCCTGTACCCATCTCGCGAACTCCGCGTCGCTCCTGCTGCCGGTCTCCAACCTCACCAACCTCCTGGCCTTCACCGCCAGCGGCCTCTCCTTCACCCGGTTCGCCCTGCTGATGGCGCTCCCGTGGCTGGCGGCGATCGCCGTCGAGTACGTGGTGCTGCGCCGCTTCTTCGCGACCGACCTCGCCGCCGGGGCGCACCCTCCCAAAGAGGACGCGCCGCCGCGCACCGTACCGACGTTCACGCTCGTCGTCCTCGGCCTGACCCTCGTCGCGTTCGCGGTCACGTCCCTGCTCGGCATCGAACCGCTCTGGGCGGCCTTCGCCGGTACGGCCGTCCTCGCCGTACGGGCGCTGCGCGGACGCCGCACCACCCTGCCCGCGCTCGTCCGCGCCGCCTCGCCGCTTTTCTGCCTCTTCGTGCTGGCGCTGGGCATCGTCGTCAAGGCCGTCGTGGACAACGGTCTCGACACCGGCATCGACCGGATCCTCCCGGCCGGTGACTCCCTCACGACCCTGCTCGTGATCGCCGCCGTCGCCGCCCTCCTGGCCAACCTGATCAACAACCTGCCCGCCATCCTCGCCCTGCTGCCGGTCGTGGCGCCGATGGGCCACGGCCCCGTGCTCGCCGCGCTCATCGGAGTGAATCTGGGGCCCAACCTCACGTACGTCGGTTCGCTCGCCACGCTGCTGTGGCGCCGTGTCCTGCACGAACACGACTCCGCGCCGTCGCTGGGGCAGTTCACCCGGCTCGGGCTGCTCACCGTGCCCGCGACACTGATCGCTTCGACCGTCGCCCTCTGGGGCACGCTCCAGTGGTGA